A single region of the Halarcobacter mediterraneus genome encodes:
- the urtB gene encoding urea ABC transporter permease subunit UrtB, producing MKINIIKIIFLNLFFLSSLFANFEQDITKLQTNSLKTKQKVVVDLVEKYSEDDRTNLLLTKMKDGDLYYIKSSKKFVILEKKEGKIFHTKNFLTGEKVKPKSRRDFSKVKTNNKLRSIIKSKLAQMNLFSKKQEKRLISAKNILKNLDKELEPLVQKALLKEKDDDVKKLLEEANTILKAKYSSGEEQLTAVKELGDYLSNQTMIALKEIINNENNSKELIKTAKSSLGSVETIRSYYAVVEKAFFGLSMGSVLLLAAIGLAITFGVMKVINMAHGEMMMIGAYTTYTLQQVMPNLIEYSIIVAIPAAFIVSGIVGIIIERLVIRHLYGRPLETLLATFGISLILQQIVRTIYSPLNQEVKTPQWMSGALEINSALSLTYNRLYIIIFAVLVFFGILMVLNKTSLGLKVRAVTQNRQMAQAMGIKTSWIDAMTFGIGSGIAGIAGVALSQLTNVGPNLGQAYIVDSFMVVVFGGVGNLWGTLIGALTLGEINKFIEPVAGAVLAKVIILVFIILFIQKRPRGLFPQKGRDAQD from the coding sequence ATGAAAATCAATATAATAAAAATAATTTTTCTTAATTTATTTTTTTTATCATCTTTATTTGCAAATTTTGAGCAAGATATTACTAAATTACAAACAAATAGTTTAAAAACAAAACAAAAAGTAGTTGTTGATCTTGTTGAAAAATATTCAGAAGATGATAGAACAAATCTATTACTTACAAAAATGAAAGATGGGGATTTATATTATATAAAATCTTCAAAAAAGTTTGTTATTTTAGAAAAAAAAGAAGGTAAAATTTTTCACACAAAAAACTTTTTAACGGGTGAAAAAGTTAAACCAAAAAGTAGAAGAGACTTTAGTAAAGTAAAAACAAACAATAAATTAAGAAGTATTATAAAAAGTAAACTTGCTCAGATGAATCTATTTTCAAAAAAACAAGAAAAAAGACTTATTTCAGCAAAAAATATTTTAAAAAATTTAGATAAAGAGTTAGAACCTCTTGTTCAAAAAGCTTTACTTAAAGAAAAAGATGATGATGTTAAAAAGCTTTTAGAAGAAGCAAATACAATCTTAAAAGCTAAATATTCAAGTGGAGAAGAGCAATTAACAGCAGTAAAAGAGCTAGGTGATTATCTTTCAAACCAAACAATGATTGCATTAAAAGAGATTATCAACAATGAAAATAACTCAAAGGAGTTAATCAAAACAGCAAAATCTTCTTTAGGTTCTGTTGAGACTATTAGATCATATTATGCAGTTGTAGAAAAAGCATTTTTTGGTTTAAGTATGGGTTCTGTTTTATTACTTGCAGCTATTGGGCTTGCAATTACATTTGGAGTAATGAAAGTTATTAATATGGCTCATGGTGAAATGATGATGATTGGAGCTTATACAACATATACACTTCAACAAGTTATGCCGAACTTAATAGAATACTCTATAATTGTGGCTATTCCTGCTGCATTTATTGTAAGTGGAATAGTGGGTATTATTATTGAAAGACTTGTAATTAGACATCTATATGGAAGACCACTTGAAACCTTATTGGCTACATTTGGGATTAGTTTAATTTTGCAACAAATAGTAAGAACAATCTATTCTCCACTAAATCAAGAGGTTAAAACTCCCCAGTGGATGAGTGGTGCATTAGAGATTAATAGTGCCCTATCACTTACATACAATAGATTATATATCATCATATTTGCAGTATTAGTTTTCTTTGGAATATTAATGGTTCTAAATAAAACTTCTTTAGGATTAAAGGTGCGAGCTGTAACACAAAATAGACAAATGGCTCAAGCAATGGGGATTAAAACATCTTGGATAGATGCCATGACTTTTGGTATAGGTTCAGGAATTGCTGGAATTGCTGGAGTTGCATTATCACAACTTACAAATGTAGGTCCAAATCTTGGACAAGCCTATATTGTTGACTCCTTTATGGTTGTTGTATTTGGTGGAGTTGGTAACCTTTGGGGAACACTAATTGGTGCACTAACACTTGGAGAAATCAACAAATTTATAGAACCAGTAGCAGGGGCTGTTTTAGCAAAAGTTATCATCCTTGTATTTATTATTTTATTTATTCAAAAAAGACCTAGAGGGCTTTTCCCTCAAAAAGGTCGAGATGCACAAGACTAA
- a CDS encoding hybrid sensor histidine kinase/response regulator: MTKKYTILIIDDKLENLQYLKKILEGQNYDIRATPDGMMALQAAKLNTFNLILLDIKMPNIDGYELCRLFKKEEKLKDIPIIFISALDNLEDKIKAFEEGGVDYITKPFEEKEILARIKTQLQIYENKILIEKLLAQQDLFVKKIMHEMNTPVSIISLNSELIEKQYGFSKEVEAIKASIKTLSSIYGDLSYKIKKENREYKPSQINLLQFISSRVQFFDELANTKNIHINLEYSENIEITINKYELERVIDNTLSNAIKYSKENGEINLFFGKEDSNYLIILEDFGIGIEDTSKVFNAYYQQSTKKQGLGLGLNIVKEICDKYKIEIDVESTKNLGTKFIFNINSLIKKVL; this comes from the coding sequence ATGACTAAAAAATATACTATATTGATTATTGATGATAAATTAGAAAACTTACAATACCTAAAAAAGATTCTTGAAGGACAAAATTATGATATTAGGGCAACACCTGATGGAATGATGGCACTTCAAGCTGCTAAACTGAATACTTTCAATTTAATACTTTTAGATATAAAAATGCCAAATATTGATGGTTATGAATTATGTAGATTATTTAAAAAAGAAGAAAAATTAAAAGATATTCCTATAATATTTATTTCTGCTTTAGATAATTTAGAGGATAAAATAAAAGCTTTTGAAGAAGGTGGAGTTGACTATATAACAAAACCTTTTGAAGAAAAAGAAATATTAGCAAGAATAAAAACACAATTACAGATTTATGAAAATAAAATACTTATTGAAAAACTTCTTGCACAACAAGATTTATTTGTAAAAAAAATAATGCATGAAATGAATACTCCTGTTTCTATTATCTCTTTAAATAGTGAACTAATAGAAAAACAATATGGATTTTCTAAAGAAGTGGAAGCCATAAAAGCTTCTATAAAAACTCTTTCTTCAATTTATGGAGACTTATCTTATAAAATTAAAAAAGAAAATAGAGAATATAAACCTTCACAAATAAATTTATTACAATTTATAAGTTCAAGAGTTCAATTTTTTGATGAGTTAGCAAATACTAAAAATATTCATATTAATTTAGAATATAGTGAAAATATCGAGATAACTATAAATAAATATGAACTAGAAAGAGTTATAGATAATACCCTTAGCAATGCAATAAAATATAGTAAAGAAAATGGAGAAATTAATTTATTTTTTGGAAAAGAAGATAGTAATTATTTAATTATACTAGAAGATTTTGGTATAGGTATAGAAGATACATCAAAAGTATTTAATGCTTATTATCAACAATCAACTAAGAAACAAGGTCTAGGCTTAGGTTTAAATATTGTAAAAGAAATTTGTGATAAATACAAGATAGAAATAGATGTAGAAAGTACAAAAAATCTAGGAACTAAGTTTATATTTAATATTAATTCTCTAATAAAGAAAGTACTATGA
- a CDS encoding transglutaminase-like cysteine peptidase produces MKVFILILFFVFSISQADFNSTDLIKKVEKKYNRFAKNRFIALNRTIKRASKKNELKKLEMINDFFNSVPYGDDKDIYGVSDYWATPYEFLGKDKGDCEDYVIAKYFVLKYLGVSTKKMFLSYVRLEGSNEAHMVLSYFETPTSEPLILDSIRKRIFKASKRKDLKPIYNFNPNILKNGKKTAAHRKWDKLLKNFRENKI; encoded by the coding sequence ATGAAAGTTTTTATACTCATTTTATTTTTTGTATTTTCTATTTCTCAAGCGGATTTTAATTCTACAGATCTAATAAAGAAAGTAGAAAAAAAATATAATAGATTTGCAAAAAATAGGTTTATTGCTTTAAATAGAACAATAAAAAGAGCATCAAAAAAAAATGAGTTAAAAAAATTAGAAATGATAAATGACTTTTTTAATTCTGTTCCTTATGGTGATGATAAAGATATTTATGGAGTAAGTGATTATTGGGCTACACCTTATGAATTTTTAGGAAAAGATAAAGGTGATTGTGAAGATTATGTTATAGCTAAATATTTTGTATTAAAGTATTTAGGTGTTTCTACCAAAAAGATGTTTTTATCTTATGTTAGATTAGAAGGTTCAAATGAAGCTCATATGGTTCTTTCCTATTTTGAAACACCTACTTCAGAGCCTTTGATTTTAGATAGTATTAGAAAAAGAATTTTTAAAGCTTCAAAAAGAAAAGATTTAAAACCAATATACAATTTCAATCCAAATATTTTAAAAAATGGTAAAAAAACAGCTGCCCATAGAAAATGGGATAAATTATTAAAAAACTTTAGGGAGAATAAAATATGA
- a CDS encoding bifunctional diguanylate cyclase/phosphodiesterase — translation MSLFKQISILLSIVFTILFILIASISFNEIKDSAQKSLYQNVQNSVSNISLSITNAQADISTIKTVLNASFDNGNYEKIIFKDLDNNIVHQRGKKEESLEKKFPLWFLNFVNIDEVSASSTISQGWTVLGTLEVFADRDIFYNQIYAIFINLIITLVITFIVFLFVLSLLFKSILKPLSIIKEQSDSIMQNKFIFQKKIPFTLEFKSVTISINSMVEKIQNMFNHANEILKKNKELLYVDELTKLYNRRYLILKTSEYLEENSINHLGYIISIVLTRIDLLNKKVGYKKADKLFIEMANIMKELTLVNESNIISRTNAAEFIIILPRTKENDAKNIAKQLSISLNKILKNIKDEDIKLYMGLCTFEGERNHSDLLSKIDYTLSQSKILQDKDYFYMKNDDVYETRDNWRELINTALKENDYFNILYRDVLDIDSKEIVYKTISFEIKTKNKTYSYGEFIASVIELNLLEEVYLNIISKVLNIHRYNKKISIQIPSNFIENISFEKLRNIFDKNNSFKNIIFELEEDSFVKYYYNSLAFINIIEEYGFDIAIFNFMGISDDYNYLKSKKIEYIKVNQKFLETVENLDALNMVKMSLGIKLIATSINTKEELNALKNKDIKLIAGKITEGILYK, via the coding sequence ATGAGTCTATTTAAACAAATTTCAATTTTACTATCAATTGTTTTTACAATATTATTTATATTAATAGCAAGTATAAGTTTTAATGAGATAAAAGACTCTGCTCAAAAGTCATTATATCAAAATGTTCAAAATAGTGTATCAAATATAAGTTTATCCATAACAAATGCACAAGCTGATATTAGTACAATTAAAACTGTATTAAATGCAAGTTTTGACAATGGTAATTATGAAAAAATAATATTTAAAGATTTAGATAATAATATAGTACATCAAAGAGGAAAAAAAGAAGAATCCCTTGAAAAAAAGTTTCCTCTATGGTTTTTAAATTTTGTAAATATTGATGAAGTTTCTGCTTCTTCGACAATCTCACAAGGTTGGACAGTATTAGGTACACTTGAAGTTTTTGCTGATAGAGATATTTTTTATAATCAAATTTATGCAATTTTCATAAATCTAATTATTACTTTAGTTATAACTTTTATTGTATTTTTATTTGTTCTTTCTTTACTTTTTAAATCTATTTTAAAACCTTTAAGTATTATAAAAGAGCAAAGTGACTCTATTATGCAAAATAAGTTTATCTTTCAAAAAAAGATACCTTTTACTTTAGAGTTCAAATCTGTAACAATAAGTATAAATAGTATGGTTGAAAAAATTCAAAATATGTTTAATCATGCAAATGAGATATTGAAAAAGAACAAAGAGTTATTGTATGTAGATGAATTAACAAAGCTATATAATAGAAGATATTTAATATTAAAAACAAGTGAATATTTAGAAGAAAATAGCATAAATCATTTAGGTTACATAATCTCAATAGTTTTAACAAGAATTGATTTATTAAATAAAAAAGTAGGATATAAAAAAGCTGATAAACTATTTATAGAAATGGCAAATATTATGAAAGAATTAACATTAGTTAATGAATCTAATATCATATCTAGAACTAATGCTGCTGAATTTATAATTATTCTGCCAAGGACCAAAGAAAATGATGCAAAAAATATTGCAAAACAATTATCTATAAGCTTGAATAAAATATTAAAAAATATAAAAGATGAAGATATAAAACTTTATATGGGGCTTTGTACTTTTGAAGGTGAAAGAAATCATAGTGATTTACTTAGTAAAATAGATTATACTCTTTCTCAATCAAAGATTTTACAAGATAAAGATTATTTTTATATGAAAAATGATGATGTTTATGAGACAAGAGACAATTGGAGAGAATTAATAAATACAGCATTAAAAGAAAATGATTATTTTAATATTTTATATAGAGATGTTCTTGATATTGATTCTAAAGAGATTGTTTATAAAACAATTAGTTTTGAAATCAAAACAAAAAATAAGACATATTCATATGGTGAATTTATAGCTTCGGTAATTGAATTAAATTTATTAGAAGAAGTATACTTAAATATTATTTCAAAAGTGTTAAATATTCATAGATATAATAAGAAAATATCAATTCAAATACCTAGTAATTTTATTGAAAATATATCTTTTGAAAAATTAAGAAATATTTTTGATAAAAATAATAGTTTTAAAAATATCATTTTTGAATTAGAAGAAGACTCTTTTGTAAAGTATTATTATAACTCTTTAGCTTTTATAAATATTATTGAAGAATATGGTTTTGATATTGCTATTTTTAATTTTATGGGAATAAGTGATGATTATAATTATTTAAAATCAAAAAAAATAGAATATATAAAAGTAAATCAAAAGTTTTTAGAAACAGTAGAAAATCTAGATGCTTTAAATATGGTTAAGATGTCTTTAGGTATAAAATTAATTGCAACATCAATTAATACTAAAGAAGAATTAAATGCTTTAAAAAACAAAGATATAAAATTAATTGCAGGGAAGATTACAGAAGGAATACTTTACAAGTAA
- a CDS encoding response regulator — translation MKLKQLFILLLIINSLALISVVFILSEYQKAVNQLEDAYKMQHRSLILADELRQSSDDLTRMARSYVLTGNEMFKEQFLTVLDIRNGKKPRPKYYNRIFWDFYTLDGSNPKLDGAKIPLRTLMKQAGFQDEELELLYTSQQESDDLTYLETKAMNAIKGIFQDKDGNYTIKKEPDFKLARQIMYGKQYHKAKIAIMKPLNEFYKAFESRTQKRVNESHQTVKNMETYLSLSVLFLIVLFVFSFVFIILHRIIHPIEILNKGMLKLSKNNMDIDLPQKVFMDEVSEMIAAVEVFKDNAIQLMESQKQNERLLDLAGEGIFGLDAKGRFIFVNPTASEILGYKSKELIGEYLNKTIGKHLFKKGAQQKERLMLIQKEEQSFLSKTGQLFPIDYVSTPIYTSNSTVLEGSVVVFSDITKRKEYENQLKKATLEAQNANRTKSIFLTNMSHELRTPLNAILGFTNILKKSKNIEKLEKQNIDTIYSSGQHLLSLINEILEFAKIEAGKIIINSNDFNLFKFLDEIRLMFTSKCEAKGLEFSLNIHKSVPKYIRCDEKRLRQILINILGNALKFTQKGFISTHIKANKERLYVEVCDTGIGMSKESIEVIFKPFEQIEEKKHKHDGTGLGLAITKELIEKMKGEIKVQSKVNCGSTFNFNIEIQKIDSLEDEEKIEETIVKIRNDKKLKVLVADDIKANRDLLTQLLSSYGIDTVQASDGQEVLKCIKESTFDLIFMDILMPNLDGLETTKILKKQDSTKDIPIIVISANVFEEDKQKVLDSKADSFLPKPFEEKDILNSLKKFLDIEFENEKTIEETIVLEKDLAIKIDEFAIKLDADAILKTLEDNQITGFTKDAIITLVNQFKFNKISEICSSLYKS, via the coding sequence ATGAAACTTAAACAACTATTTATTCTTTTACTAATTATCAATAGTCTGGCACTTATTAGTGTTGTATTTATATTAAGTGAGTATCAAAAAGCAGTTAATCAACTAGAAGATGCTTATAAAATGCAACATCGTTCTTTAATCCTTGCTGATGAGTTAAGACAAAGTTCTGATGACTTAACAAGAATGGCAAGAAGTTATGTTCTAACTGGAAATGAAATGTTTAAAGAACAGTTTCTTACAGTTTTAGATATTAGAAATGGAAAGAAACCTAGACCTAAATATTATAATAGAATATTTTGGGACTTTTATACTCTTGATGGAAGTAATCCTAAACTTGATGGTGCAAAAATACCCCTTAGAACTCTTATGAAACAAGCAGGCTTTCAAGATGAAGAGTTAGAGTTATTATATACTTCTCAACAAGAATCTGACGATTTAACATATCTTGAAACAAAAGCAATGAATGCAATAAAAGGAATTTTTCAAGATAAAGATGGAAACTATACAATAAAAAAAGAGCCTGATTTTAAGCTTGCAAGACAAATAATGTATGGGAAACAATACCATAAAGCAAAAATAGCTATTATGAAACCCTTAAATGAGTTTTACAAAGCTTTTGAAAGTCGAACACAAAAAAGAGTAAATGAATCTCACCAAACTGTTAAAAATATGGAAACTTATTTATCTTTATCTGTTTTATTTTTGATTGTTCTTTTTGTATTTTCTTTTGTATTTATTATTTTACATAGAATTATTCATCCAATTGAAATATTAAATAAAGGAATGCTCAAGTTATCAAAAAATAATATGGATATTGATTTACCTCAAAAAGTCTTTATGGATGAGGTAAGTGAAATGATTGCAGCTGTTGAAGTATTTAAAGATAATGCAATACAGTTAATGGAATCTCAAAAACAAAATGAAAGACTTCTTGATTTAGCTGGTGAAGGTATTTTTGGACTTGATGCAAAGGGTAGATTTATTTTTGTAAATCCTACCGCTTCTGAAATACTAGGATACAAATCAAAAGAGTTAATTGGAGAGTATTTAAATAAAACTATTGGGAAACATCTCTTTAAAAAAGGAGCTCAGCAAAAAGAGAGATTAATGCTTATTCAAAAAGAAGAACAATCTTTTCTTTCAAAAACTGGACAGCTTTTTCCAATAGATTATGTAAGTACTCCTATTTATACAAGTAATTCAACTGTTTTAGAAGGTTCCGTTGTTGTATTCTCAGATATAACCAAAAGAAAAGAGTATGAGAACCAACTAAAAAAAGCAACCCTTGAAGCACAAAATGCAAATAGAACTAAATCTATTTTTCTTACAAATATGTCCCATGAACTAAGAACACCATTAAATGCAATTTTGGGATTTACTAATATTTTAAAAAAGTCAAAGAATATTGAAAAGTTGGAAAAACAAAATATAGATACTATTTATAGTAGTGGGCAACATCTTTTATCTTTAATAAATGAGATATTAGAGTTTGCAAAAATTGAAGCAGGAAAAATAATAATAAATTCAAATGACTTTAATTTATTTAAATTTTTAGATGAAATAAGATTAATGTTCACTTCAAAATGTGAAGCAAAAGGTTTAGAATTTTCATTAAATATACATAAGAGTGTTCCAAAGTATATTAGATGTGATGAAAAAAGATTAAGACAAATTTTAATAAATATTTTAGGAAATGCTTTAAAATTTACTCAAAAAGGTTTTATTTCTACACATATAAAAGCTAATAAAGAAAGATTATATGTAGAGGTTTGTGATACAGGGATTGGAATGTCTAAAGAATCAATAGAAGTAATTTTTAAACCCTTTGAACAAATAGAAGAAAAAAAGCATAAACATGATGGAACAGGATTAGGTCTTGCAATTACTAAGGAACTTATTGAAAAGATGAAAGGTGAAATAAAAGTTCAGAGTAAAGTAAATTGTGGAAGTACTTTTAACTTTAATATAGAAATACAAAAAATTGATTCCTTAGAAGATGAAGAAAAAATAGAAGAAACTATAGTAAAAATTAGAAATGATAAAAAGTTAAAAGTGCTAGTTGCCGATGATATTAAAGCAAATAGAGACTTACTTACACAACTTTTAAGTTCTTATGGCATTGATACAGTTCAAGCAAGTGATGGACAAGAAGTTTTAAAATGTATAAAAGAATCAACTTTTGATTTAATATTTATGGATATTCTTATGCCAAATTTAGATGGGCTGGAAACTACAAAAATTTTAAAAAAGCAAGATTCTACTAAAGATATTCCTATTATAGTAATTTCAGCTAATGTTTTTGAAGAAGATAAGCAAAAAGTTTTAGATAGTAAAGCAGATTCTTTTTTACCAAAACCTTTTGAAGAAAAAGATATCTTAAATAGTTTAAAAAAATTTTTAGATATTGAATTTGAAAATGAGAAAACAATAGAAGAAACAATTGTTTTAGAAAAAGACTTAGCTATAAAAATAGATGAATTTGCTATAAAACTTGATGCAGATGCAATTTTAAAAACCCTTGAAGATAATCAAATTACGGGCTTCACTAAAGATGCAATAATAACATTAGTAAATCAATTCAAGTTTAATAAAATATCAGAAATATGTTCTAGCCTGTATAAAAGTTAA
- the urtA gene encoding urea ABC transporter substrate-binding protein — protein sequence MKKLFAKSLSIAALVAMTSLAQAADTIKVGVLHSLSGTMAISETTLKDTVLMLIEEQNKKGGVLGKKLEPVVVDPASNWPLFAEKMRGLLTQDKVDVTFGCWTSVSRKSVLPVVEELNGLLFYPVQYEGEESSKNVFYTGAAPNQQAIPAVDYLMNEVGVKRWVLAGTDYVYPRTTNKILESYLKSKGVAASDIMINYTPFGHSDWQSIVSDVKKFGSAGKKTAVVSTINGDANVPFYKELANQGISAENIPVVAFSVGEEELSGIDTKPLVGHLAAWNYFQSAESDLNYDFIDSWKKFIKDDKRVTNDPMEATYIGFNLWVKAVEKAGTTDVDAVSKAIIGLEVPNLTGGTAKMLKNHHLTKPVLIGEIQEDGQFETVYSTDGEVAGDAWSNFLPSSKDVIADWTEPVNCGNYNTVTKKCSGQNY from the coding sequence ATGAAAAAGTTGTTTGCTAAATCTTTATCCATTGCAGCATTAGTTGCAATGACATCACTGGCTCAGGCTGCTGATACTATCAAAGTTGGTGTTTTACACTCTTTATCTGGAACAATGGCAATTTCAGAAACTACTCTTAAAGATACAGTTTTAATGCTTATCGAAGAACAAAATAAAAAAGGGGGAGTTTTAGGGAAAAAACTTGAGCCTGTTGTTGTTGACCCAGCTTCAAACTGGCCACTTTTTGCTGAAAAGATGAGAGGTTTATTAACTCAAGATAAAGTTGATGTAACATTTGGTTGTTGGACTTCTGTTTCTAGAAAATCTGTTCTTCCAGTTGTTGAAGAGTTAAATGGACTATTATTTTACCCAGTACAATATGAAGGTGAAGAGTCTTCTAAAAATGTATTCTATACAGGTGCTGCGCCAAACCAACAAGCAATTCCAGCAGTTGATTACTTAATGAACGAAGTTGGTGTTAAGAGATGGGTTTTAGCAGGAACTGATTATGTTTATCCAAGAACAACAAACAAAATTTTAGAGTCTTACTTAAAATCTAAAGGTGTTGCGGCGTCTGATATTATGATTAACTATACTCCTTTTGGACATTCAGATTGGCAAAGTATTGTAAGTGATGTTAAGAAGTTTGGTTCAGCTGGTAAGAAAACAGCTGTTGTTTCTACAATCAATGGTGACGCAAATGTTCCATTTTATAAAGAGTTAGCAAACCAAGGTATTAGTGCAGAAAACATTCCAGTTGTTGCTTTCTCAGTTGGAGAAGAAGAGTTATCAGGTATTGATACAAAACCTTTAGTTGGTCACTTAGCAGCGTGGAACTACTTCCAAAGTGCAGAATCTGATTTAAATTATGACTTTATTGATTCATGGAAAAAATTTATAAAAGATGATAAAAGAGTTACAAATGACCCTATGGAAGCTACATATATCGGTTTCAACCTTTGGGTAAAAGCTGTTGAAAAAGCTGGTACTACAGATGTAGATGCAGTAAGCAAAGCTATTATTGGTCTTGAAGTTCCTAACTTAACTGGAGGTACAGCTAAAATGCTTAAAAACCACCATTTAACAAAACCAGTATTAATTGGTGAAATTCAAGAAGATGGTCAATTTGAAACTGTGTACTCAACTGATGGTGAAGTTGCAGGTGATGCTTGGTCTAATTTCTTACCTTCATCAAAAGATGTAATTGCTGACTGGACAGAACCAGTAAACTGTGGTAATTACAATACTGTAACTAAAAAATGTTCAGGTCAAAACTACTAA
- a CDS encoding response regulator transcription factor: MKIFLLEDDFSLNKLIYNALEDRGFFVTSVHDGYEAMTQILNNRYDLYILDINVPGFSGHEVLEQIRKINKNLPVIIVSAQLEIDNISKAYDLGCNDYLKKPFELEELILHIKYHIKTILKNDVDKDIIDLGFGISFDLKDQTLYKHEHEIVLTQKEKLLLTLFINNLDKTVTSEMIHEYVWDNKEMEAVSMRSMIHKLQKKLKSGMIVNIRGVGYKLIKKDYL, encoded by the coding sequence ATGAAAATATTTTTACTAGAAGATGATTTTTCACTTAACAAACTTATCTATAATGCTTTGGAAGATAGAGGTTTTTTTGTTACTAGTGTACATGATGGTTATGAAGCCATGACACAAATTTTAAATAACAGATACGATTTATATATTTTAGATATAAATGTTCCTGGATTTTCAGGACACGAAGTTTTAGAACAAATAAGGAAAATCAATAAAAACTTACCTGTTATAATTGTAAGTGCCCAGTTAGAAATTGATAATATTTCAAAAGCTTATGATTTAGGTTGCAATGATTATTTAAAAAAACCTTTTGAGCTAGAAGAACTTATATTACATATTAAATATCATATAAAAACTATTTTAAAAAATGATGTGGATAAAGATATTATTGATTTAGGTTTTGGAATAAGTTTTGATTTAAAAGACCAAACCTTATATAAACATGAACATGAAATAGTTTTAACTCAAAAAGAAAAACTTCTTTTAACTTTGTTTATAAATAATCTTGATAAAACTGTAACATCTGAGATGATACATGAATATGTTTGGGATAATAAAGAAATGGAAGCAGTTAGTATGAGAAGTATGATTCATAAACTTCAAAAGAAACTAAAAAGTGGAATGATTGTAAATATAAGAGGAGTTGGATATAAACTTATTAAGAAGGATTACTTGTAA